One Desulfuromonas acetexigens genomic window carries:
- the nqrE gene encoding NADH:ubiquinone reductase (Na(+)-transporting) subunit E gives MLENYLDIFIRAVFIENMALAFFLGMCTFLAVSKKVETAAGLGLAVIAVQTITVPVNSLIYRYLLREGGLAWAGLEGVDLTFLGLICYIGVIAAIVQILELFLDKHMPRLYAALGIFLPLITVNCMILGGSLFMVERNYNFGESLVFGFGSGTGWALAIVGLAGIREKLKYSRIPDGLRGLGITFIVAGLMSLAFMAFSGIKL, from the coding sequence ATGCTCGAAAACTATCTCGACATCTTCATCCGCGCGGTCTTTATCGAGAATATGGCTCTTGCCTTCTTCCTCGGGATGTGCACCTTTCTCGCCGTCTCGAAGAAGGTGGAGACGGCCGCCGGATTGGGGCTGGCGGTCATCGCCGTGCAAACCATCACGGTGCCGGTCAACAGCCTCATCTACCGCTACCTGCTGCGCGAGGGGGGGCTGGCCTGGGCCGGGCTGGAAGGGGTCGACCTGACCTTTCTCGGACTGATCTGTTACATCGGCGTTATCGCTGCCATCGTGCAGATTCTCGAACTCTTTCTCGACAAGCACATGCCCCGGCTCTACGCCGCCCTCGGCATCTTTCTGCCGCTAATCACCGTCAACTGCATGATTCTCGGCGGTTCGCTCTTCATGGTCGAGCGCAACTACAACTTCGGCGAGAGTCTGGTCTTTGGTTTCGGCAGCGGCACCGGCTGGGCACTGGCCATCGTCGGCCTCGCCGGCATCCGCGAAAAGCTCAAATACAGTCGGATTCCTGACGGCTTGCGCGGCCTGGGGATCACCTTCATCGTCGCCGGCCTCATGTCCCTGGCCTTCATGGCCTTTTCCGGCATCAAACTGTGA
- a CDS encoding DUF309 domain-containing protein, giving the protein MPSTPSSSPSSTLLAAVRQFNEGAYFSCHETLEVLWQDEPGPIRAVYQGVLQIGIGLLHWQRGNHRGARILLRRGDELLRPFLPVALGLDLAGLSAAVAGLLEILESPAGPPPLTDDRRPGLSRTGEKE; this is encoded by the coding sequence ATGCCCTCCACTCCGTCCTCCTCCCCTTCGTCCACGCTGCTGGCGGCGGTCCGCCAGTTCAACGAAGGCGCCTACTTTAGCTGCCACGAAACCCTGGAAGTGCTCTGGCAGGACGAACCCGGCCCGATCCGCGCCGTCTACCAGGGGGTATTGCAGATCGGCATCGGCCTGTTGCACTGGCAGCGGGGCAATCACCGAGGCGCCCGCATCCTCCTGCGCCGCGGGGATGAGCTGCTGCGTCCCTTTCTCCCCGTGGCCCTTGGTCTTGACCTGGCCGGACTGAGCGCCGCCGTGGCGGGCCTGCTCGAAATTCTGGAGAGCCCCGCCGGACCACCGCCCCTGACCGACGATCGACGGCCCGGCCTAAGCCGGACCGGAGAAAAAGAGTAG
- the nqrF gene encoding NADH:ubiquinone reductase (Na(+)-transporting) subunit F — protein sequence MTEIILGVSLFTGIILLLVVLILVARAFLAPRGQVTLTINDDPGKSLTVKPGGKLLTTLGANGIFIPSACGGGGTCGQCRVKVLAGGGAILPTETGHINRRDAREGTRLACQVGVKQDLRLILPAEIFDIRKWSCTVRSNRNVASFIKELVLELPPGEDVNFRAGGYIQIEAPPHELAYRDFDIDERFRPEWDRFDLWQYRSTVKEPIQRAYSMANYPEEKGVIMLNVRIASPPPRHPEVPPGQMSSYIFNLKPGDQVTISGPYGDFFAKETDKEMIFIGGGAGMAPLRSHIFDQLLRLESTRKISFWYGARSLPELFYAEEFEKLAAEHDNFSWHVALSEPLPEDQWDGPTGFIHNVLYERYLKDHPAPEECEYYLCGPPMFLLSTRDMLENLGVEGENILYDDFGM from the coding sequence ATGACCGAAATCATTCTCGGCGTTTCTCTCTTCACCGGCATCATCCTGCTGCTGGTCGTCCTGATTCTGGTGGCGCGGGCCTTTCTCGCCCCGCGCGGCCAGGTCACGCTGACCATCAACGACGATCCGGGCAAATCCCTGACGGTCAAGCCGGGGGGCAAACTGCTCACCACCCTCGGTGCCAACGGCATCTTCATCCCCTCGGCCTGCGGCGGCGGCGGAACCTGCGGCCAGTGCCGGGTCAAGGTCCTCGCCGGCGGTGGCGCCATCCTTCCCACCGAAACCGGCCACATCAACCGTCGCGACGCCCGGGAAGGGACGCGCCTCGCCTGCCAGGTGGGAGTCAAGCAGGACCTGCGTCTGATCCTTCCGGCGGAAATCTTCGATATCCGCAAATGGTCGTGCACGGTGCGCTCCAACCGCAACGTCGCCTCCTTCATCAAGGAGCTGGTGCTGGAACTCCCGCCCGGCGAAGACGTGAATTTCCGTGCCGGCGGCTATATCCAGATCGAGGCGCCGCCCCACGAACTCGCCTACCGCGACTTCGACATCGACGAACGCTTCCGCCCTGAGTGGGACCGCTTCGACCTCTGGCAGTACCGTTCCACGGTCAAGGAACCGATCCAGCGAGCCTATTCCATGGCTAACTATCCCGAGGAAAAAGGGGTCATCATGCTCAACGTGCGCATCGCCAGTCCGCCGCCGCGCCATCCCGAGGTGCCGCCGGGGCAGATGTCCTCCTACATCTTCAACCTCAAGCCGGGGGATCAGGTCACCATCTCCGGCCCCTACGGCGACTTCTTCGCCAAGGAGACGGACAAGGAAATGATCTTCATCGGCGGCGGCGCCGGCATGGCGCCGTTGCGCTCGCACATCTTCGATCAGCTGCTGCGCCTCGAGAGCACTCGGAAAATTTCCTTCTGGTACGGCGCCCGCAGCCTGCCGGAGCTCTTCTATGCCGAAGAATTCGAAAAACTCGCGGCCGAGCACGATAATTTCAGCTGGCACGTGGCCCTCTCCGAACCCCTGCCCGAGGACCAGTGGGACGGTCCCACCGGCTTTATCCACAACGTCCTGTACGAACGGTACCTCAAGGATCACCCGGCGCCGGAAGAGTGCGAATACTACCTGTGCGGTCCGCCCATGTTCCTCCTTTCCACCCGGGATATGCTGGAAAACCTCGGCGTGGAGGGGGAAAACATCCTCTATGACGATTTCGGCATGTAG
- a CDS encoding NADH:ubiquinone reductase (Na(+)-transporting) subunit B, whose protein sequence is MKTNDPKETTSALRILLGRDEETTATDAPLVRDHANLSRIMGSVLLALTPCFVAALWNLGRQMHLAMATEEIEALFDWREAVFQGLGIAHDPASLAANLLLGALYLLPTLLLCAFTALFWEALFSRARRQALNAAWLVSVTLLALILPPALPWWQIILGVSFGTVLGKEVFGGTGRNFINPALAAYAFLFFAYPAGFAADSAYIPIDGVTGATPLALAAAGGLPELGAVVTWGQAFWGAIPGAPGETSTAACLLGAAILLAAGVASWRIMLAGLLGAFTLASLLTLLGGDGNPMLGLPFHWHLVLGSLAFGLVFMATDPVSSALTRTGQWWYGLLIGGMIILVRVFNPLFAEGTMLAILFGNIFAPVIDRFVLLAHIRQRKSRHGQ, encoded by the coding sequence ATGAAGACCAACGACCCGAAAGAGACGACCTCGGCACTGCGCATCCTGCTTGGCCGGGATGAGGAGACGACAGCCACCGACGCCCCGCTGGTTCGGGACCACGCCAATCTGAGCCGAATCATGGGCTCCGTGCTGCTGGCCCTGACCCCCTGCTTCGTCGCGGCCCTGTGGAACCTCGGCCGCCAGATGCATCTGGCCATGGCAACCGAAGAGATCGAGGCCCTCTTCGACTGGCGCGAAGCGGTCTTCCAGGGGCTCGGCATCGCTCACGATCCGGCCTCCCTGGCGGCCAATTTGCTCCTCGGTGCCCTTTATCTGCTGCCGACCCTGCTTCTCTGCGCCTTCACCGCGCTCTTCTGGGAGGCCCTCTTCTCCCGGGCCCGGCGCCAGGCGCTGAATGCCGCCTGGCTGGTGAGCGTGACCCTGCTGGCTCTGATCCTGCCGCCGGCGCTCCCCTGGTGGCAGATCATCCTTGGCGTCTCCTTCGGCACGGTGCTGGGCAAGGAGGTCTTCGGCGGCACCGGGCGCAACTTCATCAATCCGGCCCTGGCCGCCTATGCCTTTCTCTTCTTCGCCTATCCCGCCGGTTTCGCCGCCGACAGCGCCTATATCCCCATCGACGGGGTGACCGGCGCCACCCCCCTGGCCCTGGCCGCCGCCGGCGGCTTGCCGGAGCTCGGCGCCGTCGTGACCTGGGGTCAGGCCTTCTGGGGCGCCATCCCCGGCGCTCCCGGCGAGACCTCGACGGCGGCCTGCCTGCTCGGCGCCGCGATCCTGCTGGCTGCGGGCGTGGCGAGTTGGCGGATCATGCTCGCCGGACTGCTCGGCGCCTTCACCCTGGCGAGCCTGCTGACGCTTCTCGGGGGGGACGGCAACCCCATGCTCGGCCTCCCTTTCCACTGGCATCTGGTGCTCGGCAGCCTCGCTTTCGGCTTGGTCTTCATGGCCACCGACCCGGTCTCCTCGGCTCTCACCCGCACCGGTCAATGGTGGTACGGCTTGCTGATTGGCGGCATGATCATTCTGGTGCGAGTTTTCAATCCCCTCTTCGCCGAAGGGACGATGCTCGCCATTCTTTTCGGCAACATCTTCGCGCCGGTGATCGACCGCTTCGTGCTCCTCGCCCACATCCGGCAAAGGAAGTCCCGTCATGGCCAATGA
- a CDS encoding NADH:ubiquinone reductase (Na(+)-transporting) subunit D, translated as MAKLKETLFRPLFDNNPIALQILGICSALAVTGRMETALVMSLAVICVVSLSSAIISLIRRQIPDSIRIIVQMTIIASLVIIVDQTIQAFLPDLSRKLSVFVGLIITNCIVLGRAEAFAMKHSPGAAFLDGLGNGLGYSLVLLVVASLREIFGAGTWFGLTVLKTAQSGGWYVPNGLMLLPPSAFFIIGLLIWALRTWKPEQVEKD; from the coding sequence ATGGCTAAACTCAAGGAGACCCTTTTTCGCCCCCTCTTCGACAACAACCCCATCGCCCTGCAGATTCTCGGCATCTGCTCGGCCCTGGCGGTCACCGGCCGGATGGAGACGGCCCTGGTCATGTCGTTGGCAGTCATTTGCGTCGTCTCCCTGTCGAGCGCCATCATCAGCCTGATCCGCCGGCAGATCCCCGACAGCATCCGCATCATCGTACAGATGACCATCATCGCCTCGCTGGTCATCATCGTCGACCAGACGATTCAGGCCTTTCTCCCCGACCTCAGCCGCAAGCTCTCGGTCTTCGTCGGCCTGATCATCACCAACTGCATCGTCCTCGGCCGCGCCGAGGCCTTCGCCATGAAACATTCGCCCGGCGCCGCCTTTCTCGACGGCCTCGGTAACGGCCTCGGCTACAGTCTGGTGCTGCTCGTCGTCGCCAGCCTGCGCGAGATCTTCGGCGCCGGCACCTGGTTCGGCCTGACCGTGCTTAAAACCGCCCAGAGCGGCGGCTGGTACGTTCCGAACGGGCTGATGCTGCTGCCGCCAAGCGCCTTTTTCATCATCGGCCTGCTGATATGGGCGCTGCGCACGTGGAAACCGGAACAGGTGGAGAAGGACTGA
- a CDS encoding Na(+)-translocating NADH-quinone reductase subunit A, producing MKHIRLKQGFDLPLSGAPEQRLADGPTIGRVALLGPDYPGLRPSMSVAEGDRVRLGQPLFCDRRDERIRYTAPGAGRVTAVHRGDKRVLLAVEIELEGEEEERFATFAEEELDRLSRAQVIDNLLASGLWTALRVRPFGKAPLPDQVPDALFVTAIDTQPLAADPRLIIAERQDDFRIGLRVLRHLTDGPLYLCLGPGPEPVVPRGIERVQFSGPHPAGLPGTHIHRLVPITPGRAVWHLGYQDLLAIGRLFTSGRFDPARVIALAGPGMSRPRLVRTCLGASCADLLRDENVAGDQRIVAGSVLHGRAAEGPLAFLGRFHLQVCALPRTGGSRPRLSFFNPLRAWLPHGKTYSLDGERHGTAQAIFPHGRYERVMPFNLMLPYLLRALACGDAEEARALGCLELEEEDLALCSFVCPGKNDFGPMLRAVLDEIEKEG from the coding sequence GTGAAACATATCCGCCTGAAACAAGGATTCGACCTCCCCCTGAGTGGCGCTCCGGAACAACGCCTCGCCGACGGCCCGACGATTGGCCGTGTCGCCCTGCTCGGCCCCGACTACCCAGGGCTGCGCCCCTCCATGTCCGTCGCCGAGGGAGATCGGGTGCGCCTCGGCCAGCCCCTCTTTTGCGACCGCCGCGACGAGCGCATCCGCTACACCGCGCCGGGCGCCGGGCGGGTGACGGCCGTTCATCGCGGCGACAAGCGCGTACTGCTGGCGGTGGAGATCGAATTGGAAGGGGAAGAGGAGGAACGCTTCGCGACCTTCGCCGAGGAGGAACTCGACCGCCTCAGCCGCGCACAGGTCATCGACAACCTGCTCGCCTCGGGACTTTGGACCGCCCTACGGGTACGTCCCTTTGGCAAGGCGCCTCTGCCCGACCAGGTGCCCGACGCCCTCTTCGTCACCGCCATCGACACCCAGCCGTTGGCCGCCGATCCCCGTCTCATCATCGCCGAAAGGCAGGACGATTTCCGCATCGGCCTGCGAGTCTTACGTCACCTGACCGACGGCCCCCTCTACCTCTGCCTTGGTCCGGGCCCGGAACCGGTCGTGCCGCGCGGCATCGAACGGGTGCAGTTCAGCGGCCCCCATCCGGCCGGACTGCCGGGAACCCACATCCACCGTCTGGTCCCCATCACCCCCGGCCGCGCGGTCTGGCACCTGGGTTATCAGGATCTGCTCGCCATCGGCCGCCTCTTCACCAGCGGCCGGTTCGACCCCGCCCGCGTCATCGCCCTGGCCGGCCCGGGGATGTCTCGGCCACGCCTGGTTCGCACCTGCCTGGGAGCCTCCTGCGCCGATTTGCTGCGGGACGAAAATGTCGCCGGCGATCAGCGCATCGTCGCCGGTTCGGTTCTGCATGGCCGCGCGGCGGAAGGCCCACTGGCGTTTCTCGGCCGCTTCCATCTGCAGGTCTGCGCCCTGCCCCGCACCGGCGGCTCCCGGCCACGCCTCTCCTTTTTCAATCCACTACGGGCCTGGCTTCCGCACGGAAAAACCTACAGCCTCGACGGCGAACGCCACGGCACGGCCCAGGCCATCTTCCCCCATGGCCGCTATGAACGGGTGATGCCTTTCAACCTGATGCTTCCCTATCTGCTCCGCGCCCTCGCCTGCGGCGACGCGGAGGAGGCGCGGGCCCTGGGCTGCCTGGAACTGGAGGAGGAGGATCTGGCCCTCTGCTCCTTCGTCTGCCCGGGCAAGAATGATTTCGGCCCCATGCTGCGCGCCGTCTTGGACGAGATTGAGAAAGAAGGATGA
- a CDS encoding Na(+)-translocating NADH-quinone reductase subunit C, giving the protein MANDSVGRTLLVAFLVCFVCSLLVSAAAMGLRTIKERDARLNTYRQVLAVAGLLDDDPEAVWNARVEVKLVELEDGRYREELDPWSFNPRRAAADPKRNYRIPAELDLAEIKTRARQAQVYLIRDGEALSQVILPVHGKGLWSTLYGYLSLAPDLTTVKGFGFYEHGETPGLGGEVDNPAWQAQWPGKEVRDAQGRPVIEVLKGKVEATDPLARHRIDGLSGATITSRGVTNLLRYWLGEDGFGPYLRRLAEEGGTHG; this is encoded by the coding sequence ATGGCCAATGATTCCGTCGGCCGCACCCTGCTGGTCGCCTTTCTCGTCTGTTTCGTCTGTTCGCTGCTCGTTTCGGCGGCGGCCATGGGCTTGCGCACGATCAAGGAGCGGGACGCCCGCCTCAACACCTACCGCCAGGTCCTCGCCGTCGCTGGGCTACTCGACGACGACCCGGAAGCCGTCTGGAATGCCCGGGTCGAGGTGAAGCTGGTGGAACTGGAGGACGGCCGCTACCGGGAGGAGCTCGATCCCTGGAGTTTCAATCCCCGGCGCGCCGCCGCCGACCCCAAGCGGAACTATCGCATCCCCGCCGAACTCGATCTGGCCGAGATCAAGACCCGGGCGCGTCAGGCGCAGGTCTATCTCATCCGCGACGGGGAAGCATTGAGCCAGGTGATTCTGCCGGTCCACGGCAAGGGGCTCTGGTCGACCCTCTACGGCTATCTGTCCCTCGCCCCCGACCTGACGACGGTGAAAGGTTTCGGCTTCTACGAACACGGGGAAACTCCCGGCCTCGGCGGTGAGGTGGACAATCCCGCGTGGCAGGCCCAGTGGCCCGGCAAAGAGGTGCGCGACGCCCAGGGCCGACCGGTCATCGAAGTCCTCAAGGGCAAGGTCGAAGCGACAGACCCCCTGGCCCGCCACCGTATCGACGGACTTTCCGGCGCTACCATCACTTCGCGCGGGGTAACCAACTTGCTGCGCTACTGGCTCGGCGAGGACGGTTTCGGTCCCTATCTGCGCCGACTGGCCGAAGAGGGAGGCACTCATGGCTAA